Proteins from a single region of Argopecten irradians isolate NY chromosome 7, Ai_NY, whole genome shotgun sequence:
- the LOC138327981 gene encoding large ribosomal subunit protein eL31-like has translation MVSCFISVKMAPRKGAGKGDKKKQTINEVITKECTINVHKRIHGIGFKKRAPRAIKAVRKFAEKMMGTPDVRIDTRLNKHVWSQGVRNVPYRVRVRLARKRNDDEDSTNRFYTLVTYVPCASFKGTQTINVDNE, from the exons ATGGtatcttgttttatttcagtcAAAATGGCACCCCGTAAAGGAGCTGGTAAAGGGGACAAAAAGAAGCAGACGATCAACGAGGTCATCACAAAAGAATGTACCATCAACGTCCACAAGAGGATCCATGGAAT CGGCTTCAAAAAGAGGGCTCCCCGTGCCATCAAAGCTGTGCGTAAATTCGCAGAGAAGATGATGGGAACTCCCGATGTCAGGATAGACACAAGGCTCAACAAGCATGTGTGGTCTCAGGGTGTTAG gAATGTTCCATACAGAGTACGTGTGAGGTTAGCTCGTAAGAGGAACGACGACGAAGACTCCACAAACAGATTTTACACACTTGTTACATATGTACCTTGTGCATCCTTCAAAG GTACACA